The proteins below come from a single Pichia kudriavzevii chromosome 2, complete sequence genomic window:
- a CDS encoding uncharacterized protein (PKUD0B07150; similar to Saccharomyces cerevisiae YPL211W (NIP7); ancestral locus Anc_6.225) — translation MRPLTETETKVVFEKLANYIGRNISQLLTDTHVFRIQKDRLYYVPVEIARFATSVARKQLMSVGVCFGKFTKTGKFRLHITSLPYLSKYAKYKIWIKNNGEMPFLYGNHVLKAHVGKMSDDVPEHAGVIVFSMNDTPLGFGVSAKSTIEARNLQPTSIVVYRQGDIGEYLRDEDTLFT, via the coding sequence ATGCGTCCATTAACAGAGACAGAGACAAAGGTTGTCTTTGAGAAGCTTGCCAACTATATTGGTAGAAACATTTCCCAGTTACTTACAGATACACATGTTTTCAGGATTCAGAAGGATCGATTATACTATGTTCCTGTTGAAATTGCGAGGTTTGCCACGTCGGTTGCACGTAAGCAGCTCATGTCTGTAGGTGTGTGTTTTGGGAAATTCACAAAGACGGGAAAGTTTAGGTTGCACATCACTTCATTGCCATATCTGTCCAAATACGCAAAGTACAAGATATGGATCAAAAACAACGGTGAAATGCCCTTTTTGTATGGTAACCACGTCTTGAAGGCGCATGTGGGGAAGATGAGCGACGATGTCCCTGAACATGCCGGTGTCATTGTGTTTTCGATGAACGACACGCCGTTGGGATTCGGGGTATCAGCAAAGAGTACCATTGAGGCCAGAAATCTACAACCAACTTCCATTGTTGTTTACAGACAAGGAGATATTGGTGAATATCTAAGAGACGAAGATACGTTGTTTACCTGA